A window of Sphingobacterium sp. SRCM116780 contains these coding sequences:
- a CDS encoding VOC family protein: MKLNLQHVHHIAIICSDYQKSKKFYTDILGLDIIQEVYRQERDSYKLDLALNGIYIVELFSFPNPPKRTSGPEATGLRHLAFAVTDIEKAVENLGYSDIIVEPIRIDSLTHKKFTFFEDPDGLPIELYEN, encoded by the coding sequence ATGAAATTAAATCTTCAACATGTCCATCACATTGCTATCATTTGTAGTGATTATCAAAAATCTAAAAAATTTTATACAGATATTCTAGGTTTAGATATCATACAAGAGGTGTATCGTCAAGAGCGAGATTCTTATAAATTGGACCTAGCATTAAATGGTATTTATATCGTGGAGTTGTTTTCTTTCCCTAATCCTCCAAAACGGACTTCAGGACCTGAGGCTACAGGTTTAAGACATTTAGCTTTTGCAGTAACAGATATTGAAAAAGCTGTCGAGAATTTAGGTTACTCTGATATTATTGTGGAACCCATTAGAATAGATAGTTTAACACATAAAAAATTTACTTTTTTTGAAGATCCAGATGGATTACCGATTGAACTCTACGAAAATTAA
- a CDS encoding AI-2E family transporter, giving the protein MLIIIILLICILIFKNLSYYLPGFLGAITLYILFRNIYNTLTEKKKWNKSFSSIFLISLSVIFIIFPIWGLINYLLPQLEQLIQNKDDLLSKFDSIKEYMHNKSILKNIDLSDEAILNSLQKGAKYIPNILNSVAETVINIIVALFVLYFMQYYSKEMESTILNAIPFSEKSKEELWSEVNMMVRSNAIGIPILGICQGIVGAVGYWIFGVDSPILLGIITAISTIIPVLGTMTVYVPTAIYLLAIGSTGNAIGLALYGFILIGGIDNILRFTILRKLGDVPPLITVFGVLLGLNLFGMLGLIFGPLIISSVRVLLKVYSNEYGRSTPQIIESTSLESSNNDNNIIT; this is encoded by the coding sequence ATGCTTATTATAATCATTCTTTTGATTTGTATCTTAATCTTCAAGAATTTATCTTATTATTTACCTGGTTTTTTAGGAGCGATTACACTTTATATTTTATTTCGAAACATCTATAATACGTTGACTGAAAAAAAGAAATGGAATAAATCATTCTCCAGTATTTTTTTGATTTCTCTATCGGTCATTTTTATTATTTTCCCGATTTGGGGTTTAATCAATTATTTGCTACCTCAATTGGAACAACTCATCCAAAATAAAGATGATCTTCTTTCCAAATTTGACTCCATAAAGGAGTATATGCACAATAAATCTATATTAAAAAATATCGATCTGTCAGATGAGGCTATCCTGAATTCTTTACAAAAAGGTGCAAAATATATCCCAAATATTCTGAATTCTGTAGCCGAGACTGTTATTAATATTATCGTAGCGCTATTTGTTCTCTATTTCATGCAATACTATAGTAAAGAAATGGAATCAACGATTTTGAATGCGATACCATTTTCGGAAAAAAGTAAAGAAGAACTATGGAGTGAAGTGAATATGATGGTCCGATCAAATGCGATTGGTATTCCAATTTTAGGTATATGCCAAGGTATTGTTGGAGCTGTAGGTTATTGGATTTTTGGAGTAGATAGTCCGATCTTGTTAGGAATTATTACGGCTATATCTACGATTATTCCCGTATTGGGCACCATGACCGTTTATGTACCCACTGCTATTTATCTATTAGCAATTGGTTCGACAGGAAATGCGATTGGATTGGCCTTATATGGATTCATATTAATTGGAGGTATAGATAATATTTTACGCTTCACAATTTTACGAAAATTAGGAGATGTACCGCCTTTAATAACCGTATTTGGGGTATTACTTGGTTTAAATCTATTCGGTATGTTAGGGCTAATTTTTGGGCCGCTCATTATCTCTTCTGTCCGTGTATTGTTAAAAGTTTATAGTAACGAATATGGAAGAAGCACCCCACAGATCATTGAGTCTACATCACTAGAGAGTTCCAATAATGACAATAACATAATTACATAG
- a CDS encoding TlpA family protein disulfide reductase has protein sequence MNKKLILGITGIFTASLLFSCNSNNKTQQTADTTTHDEHEAHDHSNHDHSAHTEAPTTMLKEVSKTLPDFTFYQLKSGIKVSKSDISKDKNNIFVLFDPGCSHCQQEAIALEKNIARLKDVNIYYVSMNDPALILGFFDNFAPKLSKLDNVEILVDKNQEFIQKIHVPNQFPANYVYGADGQLKAHWEGDKNINEAIAEFHK, from the coding sequence ATGAACAAAAAGTTAATATTAGGCATAACAGGAATTTTTACCGCTTCCTTGTTGTTTTCTTGTAATTCAAACAACAAAACCCAACAAACAGCTGATACGACAACACATGATGAGCATGAGGCACATGACCACAGTAATCATGATCACAGTGCTCATACTGAGGCTCCTACTACCATGTTAAAAGAAGTATCAAAAACACTTCCTGATTTCACTTTCTACCAATTGAAATCTGGCATTAAAGTTTCAAAATCTGATATATCCAAAGATAAAAATAATATTTTTGTCCTTTTTGATCCAGGATGTAGTCATTGTCAACAAGAAGCCATCGCTTTAGAGAAAAATATAGCCCGATTGAAAGATGTCAATATTTATTATGTATCAATGAATGATCCAGCCTTGATATTAGGTTTCTTTGACAATTTTGCTCCAAAGTTATCAAAACTGGATAACGTTGAAATTTTAGTAGATAAAAATCAAGAGTTTATTCAAAAAATTCATGTTCCAAATCAATTCCCAGCAAACTATGTGTATGGTGCTGATGGTCAGCTAAAAGCACACTGGGAAGGTGACAAAAATATAAACGAAGCAATTGCTGAATTTCATAAATAA